One Myxococcales bacterium genomic window, CAGATAGTAATTCCCCCTTGGAAGGGATCCGATTAGCTCTGGCATCTTTTTTGCGACCGAAAGCAAAAGTCCGTAGCAGTGAAGCCGCTGATGATTCATTTAAAACCCCCTCCTTGTGATTTTAATTTCAAAACCTCTCACTTCGGTCGGGAGGTTTTGAAATTAAAATCACAAAGGGAGGCGTTATGTTCGGACATCAGCGGCTTTACTGCTACAATCTTTGCCTTGGGGTGGCAAAAAGGATGCCAGAGCTAATCGACTCTTGGCCCTCGGGATCGGGCTATCTAGTGGATCAGCTTAAAAGGGCACTTTCGAGCGTTATACTAAATATCGCGGAGGGGAACGGCAGGAGGTCGATCAAGGAGAGAAGGAGGTTTTTCGATATCGCGATAGGATCTGCTACCGAAGTATCCTCTATCTTCGATGTCGCTATCGCTTATGGATATATCAGCAAGCCTATCTACGAGGAGCTTCAATCGGCGCTGCTTCAGGCGGTGAGGATGCTCTACAAACTGAAGTGATCGTCGGTCGTGGTCGCTAATCTCTGATCTTTAATCCGATTTTGTCTAACCTTATTAATATTCTACAAAATTGAGCTATCTCAAAGAATAAGATTTTTGTTCACGAGACATTCATATGTTTTACTTGCCTTGTCGTCTCTTTTACCTATACTCCCGCTTCGACGGTTATGACAGGTTCCACGAAACCACCCAGGCCGAAGGGCCCGGGTGTTTTTTTTTGGAGGAGAGATGAAAAATGTAAGTCTTAAAAAGGCCGCCCTAATCGCAATAGACATGCAGCGCTATTTTCTCGAACCGGGGGAACGAGCATGCATAGAGGGGGCAAAAAAAATCATTCCCAATATCGCGTCTCTTATGAATGAGTTTCATATCCGATCAAAACCCATCATCTTCACCAGACATGGTTATGAGATGAATGAGGATACAGGAATGATGGGAAAATGGTGGGAGGAAAAGCTCCCCATGTTGGAAGACGATGAATCGCATCTAATTGAAGAAATGAATCCCGCCCCTGCCGACCTCATCATCATAAAGAAGAGCTACAGCGCCTTTCACGGTACTGAGCTAGATACAATTCTCAAGAAAAACGACACCGAGGCCCTCGTCATCTGCGGCGTCATGACAAACCTTTGCGTTGAGACTACAGCGAGACACGCCTTCATGCTTGGCTATCAGCCGATCGTGGTTTCCGATGCATGCGCCGCGAAGAATATGCAGCACCATGAAGCGGCCCTTTTGAACTTGAGTTATGGATTCTCACCGACCCCTACTACCGGAGAGCTCCTGAAATGGTTCTAAATTACGGACTTGCAATAGTCGGAGGGGGGCCAGCTGGGATTGCCGCAGCGATACACGCTTCAAGACTGGGGCTTACAACTGCACTAGTCGAAAAAAACGAACTCGGCGGTCAGGCAAACATCGCCCCCTGGATAGAGAATTATCCGGGATTCCCGGATGGGATACGGGGTAGAGATCTAATTTCCAACTTCAAGGATCAACTCGCAAGATGGAAGGTGAAAGTAATTTCAGCCGAGGCGGTATCACTTAACTTGGACGAAAATGTCTTCGTATTAAAAACGAGCGCCGGGAATATTCTAGCTCTAAATATCATAGTAGCCACCGGCATGTCCCCGAAAACGATCGGGATAAAAAATGAAATCCCCTATGCCGATCCGGCGAAGACCCCTCACGACGGCAAAGATGTTCTCATCGCGGGAGGTGGAGACTGCGCCTTCGACCTCGCTGCAGAGTTCGCACTCAACGCGAAAAGCGTCACTATCTCCATGCGCGGCGAAAAAATATCGGCGATCCACAGGGTGGCAGAACGAGCAAAAAAGCGCGGCGTGCGGATAATAAAGAATTCCGATCCAACGAAAATACCGTACGACATCCTCATAAGCTGCATAGGTAAAAACTCTGAGGTCCCCTTCGTTCAAAATATCATCAAAAATTTCGCAGGCCTTACAATATCGCCCGGAGAGGCAAAGGCCCCAAAAGGGCTTTTCTTCGCCGGGGATATCTGCCGGGGCAGGCTGAGGCACATCGCAATCGCAGCAGGGGATGGGATAGCTGCGGCACAGTCCGCATATGAAAGGCTTAAAAAAGATGAAAATAATAAGTGAAAGCGGCGACAAGAATCTCGCCGAGGTGTTCGTAGCCAAATTTAGGGGGGATG contains:
- a CDS encoding cysteine hydrolase, whose translation is MKNVSLKKAALIAIDMQRYFLEPGERACIEGAKKIIPNIASLMNEFHIRSKPIIFTRHGYEMNEDTGMMGKWWEEKLPMLEDDESHLIEEMNPAPADLIIIKKSYSAFHGTELDTILKKNDTEALVICGVMTNLCVETTARHAFMLGYQPIVVSDACAAKNMQHHEAALLNLSYGFSPTPTTGELLKWF
- a CDS encoding four helix bundle protein translates to MFGHQRLYCYNLCLGVAKRMPELIDSWPSGSGYLVDQLKRALSSVILNIAEGNGRRSIKERRRFFDIAIGSATEVSSIFDVAIAYGYISKPIYEELQSALLQAVRMLYKLK
- a CDS encoding NAD(P)/FAD-dependent oxidoreductase, coding for MVLNYGLAIVGGGPAGIAAAIHASRLGLTTALVEKNELGGQANIAPWIENYPGFPDGIRGRDLISNFKDQLARWKVKVISAEAVSLNLDENVFVLKTSAGNILALNIIVATGMSPKTIGIKNEIPYADPAKTPHDGKDVLIAGGGDCAFDLAAEFALNAKSVTISMRGEKISAIHRVAERAKKRGVRIIKNSDPTKIPYDILISCIGKNSEVPFVQNIIKNFAGLTISPGEAKAPKGLFFAGDICRGRLRHIAIAAGDGIAAAQSAYERLKKDENNK